Below is a genomic region from Pseudarthrobacter sulfonivorans.
TGGCTCTGGTCCGTCCGTTGTTGGCGTGTCCGCTGTTGCCGCTGAGGCGCTGGGTGACATCGTCTACGTGGACCTGCCCGAGGTTGGCTCCACGGTCACCGCGGGGGAGACCTGCGGCGAGATCGAGTCCACCAAGTCCGTTTCTGACCTGTACTCCCCGGTGACGGGCGAGGTCACGGAAATCAACGAAGACGCCGTCGGCGATCCCGCACTGATCAACTCCGATCCGTACGGTGCCGGCTGGCTGTTCAAGGTGACCGTCGAGTCCGAGGGCCCGCTGCTCTCCGCCCAGGAGTACGCCGAAGTAAACGGTGGCGAGCTGTGAGCCCCGCTGCAGCAGGCACAGCAGTCTTTGAGCAGGTAGTTTCCGCGAGCCTGGACACCGATCTGTCGGTGCTGGACCCTGAGATCGCCGTCAAGATCGACGACGAACTGCGCCGCCAGCGCAATGGCCTGGAAATGATCGCCTCCGAGAACCACACGGCTGTTGCCGTGATGCAGGCGCAGGGCTCGGTCCTGACCAACAAGTACGCCGAGGGCTACCCGGGCAAGCGCTACTACGGTGGCTGCGAGCACGTGGACGTCATCGAGCAGCTGGCCATCGACCGCGTCAAGGCCCTGTTCGGTGCCGAGTTCGCCAACGTGCAGCCACACTCCGGTGCCCAGGCCAACGCCTCGGTCATGCACGCGCTGATCAAGCCGGGCGACACCATCATGGGCCTGAACCTGGCCCACGGCGGCCACCTGACCCACGGCATGAAGATCAACTTCTCCGGCAAGCTCTACAACGTGGTCCCGTACCAGGTCCGCGAAGACACCCACACCATTGACATGGCCGAGGTGGAGCGCCTGGCGCTGGAGCACAAGCCGCAGCTGATCGTCGCCGGCTGGTCGGCCTACGCCCGCCAGCTGGACTTCGCCGAGTTCCGCCGGATCGCCGATCTGGTGGGTGCCTTCCTCATGGTGGACATGGCGCACTTCGCCGGTCTGGTGGCAGCTGGCCTGCACCCGAGCCCGGTGCCGCACGCCCACGTCACCACCTCCACCACGCACAAGACCCTCGCCGGTCCGCGCGGCGGCATCATCCTCTCCAACGACCCCGCGATCGCCAAGAAGATCAACTCGGCTGTCTTCCCCGGCCAGCAGGGCGGCCCGCTGGAGCACGTCATCGCCGGCAAGGCCGTGGCCTTCAAGATCGCAGCAACGCCGGAGTTCAAGGAACGCCAGGAGCGCGTCCTGGCCGGCGCCAGCATCCTGGCCGACCGCCTGGTCCAGCCGGACGTCACCGCCAAGGGCATCAACGTGATCTCCGGCGGCACCGACGTGCACCTGGTCCTGGTTGACCTGCGCAACTGCGAGTTGGACGGCCAGCAAGCCGAGGACCGCCTGGCCGCGATTGACATCACCGTCAACCGCAACGCTGTGCCGTTCGACCCGCGCCCGCCGATGGTCACCTCCGGCCTCCGGATCGGCACCCCCGCGCTGGCCACCCGTGGTTTCGGCGAGGCAGCCTTCCGTGAAGTTGCGGACATCATCGCCGAGGCATTGATTGCCGACGCCGACGCGGACCTTTCCGGCCTGCGTCACCGGGTCGAAGCTCTCGCCGCCGCCCACCCGTTGTACCCGTCAGTCGTCAACCTCGGGTAACGTCCGGGACCGGCGGACCGGACTTTTCACGCGTGCTGCGCCCCACCGGCTCCCTAGCCTCGCAAGCTCGGCCAGGGAACCCGGCCGGCGTGGGCCCACCTCGCTTTGACGCACGCTTTCGAAAAGCCTGGCTCCGCCGGCCCCTCGTGCAGCACCGTGTTCGGGCGCACATCTCTGAAGAATTACTTAGTTAGGAAACGCACATGGCCGTTGGAGTCTTTGATTTGTTCTCCGTCGGGATCGGGCCTTCGAGCTCTCACACTGTTGGGCCCATG
It encodes:
- the gcvH gene encoding glycine cleavage system protein GcvH; the protein is MAKVAAELKYSAEHEWIAFDGSGPSVVGVSAVAAEALGDIVYVDLPEVGSTVTAGETCGEIESTKSVSDLYSPVTGEVTEINEDAVGDPALINSDPYGAGWLFKVTVESEGPLLSAQEYAEVNGGEL
- the glyA gene encoding serine hydroxymethyltransferase, with the protein product MSPAAAGTAVFEQVVSASLDTDLSVLDPEIAVKIDDELRRQRNGLEMIASENHTAVAVMQAQGSVLTNKYAEGYPGKRYYGGCEHVDVIEQLAIDRVKALFGAEFANVQPHSGAQANASVMHALIKPGDTIMGLNLAHGGHLTHGMKINFSGKLYNVVPYQVREDTHTIDMAEVERLALEHKPQLIVAGWSAYARQLDFAEFRRIADLVGAFLMVDMAHFAGLVAAGLHPSPVPHAHVTTSTTHKTLAGPRGGIILSNDPAIAKKINSAVFPGQQGGPLEHVIAGKAVAFKIAATPEFKERQERVLAGASILADRLVQPDVTAKGINVISGGTDVHLVLVDLRNCELDGQQAEDRLAAIDITVNRNAVPFDPRPPMVTSGLRIGTPALATRGFGEAAFREVADIIAEALIADADADLSGLRHRVEALAAAHPLYPSVVNLG